The following nucleotide sequence is from Hippopotamus amphibius kiboko isolate mHipAmp2 chromosome 11, mHipAmp2.hap2, whole genome shotgun sequence.
ATATAGTTGCATTTCCAACCAGGTTTATCAAGTAAATGAttaagaaaagcacaaagaagaaaggCTGCAGCTTCTGAACACTGGTCAGGCCAAGTAAAAGAAACTCATTGACTGTAGAGACATTCTCCATGCTCtggggagcaaatataacaataacAATGAGTTGATgttttgaacttttaattttatactgtGGGGATTAAGTGAAGCAAGTCTAGTGTTTGGAAGAGCCTAAGGGGGAGCTCCAATGTGGAGAATATTTAGGAGCGGTAAAGCTAAATTTACTTCCAAGAAAATTAAGGAAGACTAATTTATTGAAATAGTACATGATGCATTCTGGAACAGTAAAAGGACATCTGACTAATAAAGACAGCTTATTATGAATAAATCAGATATGGATAAAATGCACTTCTTTAAAGCACAAAACATCAAGCATGATTATAATCTTACTTATGACATTAGAGTTAGAGGTTAGACAACTTTAAAACATACAAAGGAAATAGTTGTTCACCTTATGATTCTCGATAGTGGCAGTAACATAGATGCAGCCTAGTGAggatttctcctttcctcctaaaATGCAAAAAAGCCtcaggacccagcaatcccactactgggcaaatacccagagaaaaccataattcaaaaagatacatgtaccacaatgttcattgcagcattatttacaatagccagaacatggaagcaacctaaatgtccatcaatggatgaatggataaagaagatgtggcacatatatacaatggaatattattcagcaataaaaaagaatgaattgagttatttgtagtgaggtggatggacctagagtctgtcatagagtgaagtaagccagaaagagaaaaacaaatacagtaagctaatgtatatatatggaatctgaagaaatggtactgatgaatccagtggcagggcaagaataaagatgcagatgcagagtaCAGACTTGCGGACATGGGTGGTGGGGGCGTGGGTGCGAAGaagaatctgggacgaagtgagagagtagcattgacatatatacaccacaaaatgtagaacagatagctagtgggaagctgctgcataacacaaggagatcaactcgatgatgagtgatgacttagaggggtgggatagggaggttgggaaggaATCTCGGgagcgaggggatatggggatatatgtataaatacagctgattcactttgttgtacagcaaaaactggcacaacagtgtaaagcagttatactccaataaagagctaaaaaaaataagcCTCAGGAAATTAACACCTCTCCTAAAAAGGTAAACTTCAATATTACTAAGAAACATAAAATCCAGAATCTTCAAATACTGTGTAAATAGAGGGAATAAAAACAGCATAGTTAGCATCAGTAGTCACAAGATTGCAGCACGGTGGTGGAGCTGTGTGTGCAGTTGAGAAAAACTTGGAATAGTGGGAACTCTCAGCAGGAGGAGAATTTTGAAAACATGGCAAATTTTCCAGCTCAAGAAAAAAGTGCCCTACACTTACTGGGAATTTCTACAAAAGGAGGAGAATTAGAACATGATAAGGCATAAGCAATGAAGGAAAGAGAGAtcaaaagagagcaaagaaaaccttttcatctgtttttgttttgttttgttttattatacatctttattggagtacaattgctttacagtgttgtgttggtttctgctgtacaacaaagtgaatcagctatatctatacctatatccccacatcccctcccgcttgagcctccctcccaacctccctatcccatccctctaggtcatcacaaagcacacTAATGATCTCCCTGTGCAGCAGCTACCCAGAGAAAACGATCACCACCTTATTAACAAAAGAGGGAGCCCTTGAACTGAGGAATTGGAAAACTACCCCCACCCGCTCACACTAATACTCCCCTGCTAATAACTGGTCCAGAATATCATAGTGCAGTGTAAGCTTCTGATAAAATAGCTTCAAAGTTGAgagaaataatgaagaaatagtCAACTTGACAATCATAATAGGAATTTTTAACATATCTCTGTCTATGACTCATAGAAGAAAAAGCCCAGGCTTACAAAGAGCACCCACCATGGAATGTTCATTCTTCCTTACATTCCATGTGTTTTACCTCTGAAAGCGACATGCATTTGCTTGTTCATCTTTCCTTTGCCCACCTTCTCAACTGAAAGAAGATCCACATTCTCATGTCATGCACTCATGGGTCTTTTCCACTGTAGTGTCTGCTGCAAATTAAACACcgattgctgaaaaaaaaaatattccaaggAAGTGACTGACTAAATGAAGAGTAATTGGAATCATATATGTGAAGAACATAGTTACAAATGGTACaaatttctgaaatgaaaacagaaatcaagACATGTATCAAATttattagagatgagaaaataaatgtcataagATAACacacagtttttatttcttctagtgtTGCTAATGATTTTCTTCAGGCAgccagcttcagtttcctcccaaAGACTCTCCTCAGAGCCAACTTCACTTCGTTATTCCTAAGGGTGTATATCAGTGGATTCAGCAGGGAAGTGACAGTGGTGTGTATGACAGCCACATACCGTCCCTGTGATACAGAGGTGGGAGAAGCAGGGGGGATGTAGGTGAGCCCCACAGTTCCGTAAAACAGAGATACCACCATGAAATGGGAGGCACACGTGGACAGAGCTTTGTGGAGCACACGGCAGTTCCCTTCCTTGAACAGAAGAAAGCTGATAATATACAAGTAGGAGAGGAAAGTGAGGAAGCATGCTGCCATAGATAAGCTGCCAGTGACAATAAAAATGAGCCACTGATTGAGCCGTATGTCACCACAAGCCAACTCCAAGAGGGGCTTCACATCACAGAAGAAGTAGTTGAGTTTCAGAGAGCGGCAAAAGTTCAGGCGTGCAGTCATGACAGAATGCATCAGAGCGTAAAAGAAGCTGATGATCCAGGCCATGGCTGCCAAGAGAAGATACACCTGGGGGTTCATGATGACAGGGTAGCGAAGTGGGTAACAGATGGCCACAAATCGGTCAAAGCCCATGATGGCCAACAAGATGGCCTCAGTGCCACCCAGAAAATGGAAGAAGTGTAGCTGAGTGATGCAGCCTAGGAAAGATATGGCCTTGTGAGTGGAGAGGAGGTTTGCCATTAGCATGGGCACTGTCACTGAAGAATAGCAGATATCCAGACAGGAAAGATTTCccaggaaaaaatacatgggggAGTAGAGCCTTGGCTCTGAGATGACAACCACTAATATGGAGCCATTTCCAAGCAGATCTGTAATGTATATAATCAAGAGGACCATAAAGATGATAGGTTGCAGCTCATGAATGGAGGTCAGTTCCAGCAAGAGAAACCCGTTCACTGTAGTAACATTCTCCATTGCTTTGAGAAGGAATAATCACAGTGGCAATTAGTAAAACTGTTCCAGTAGACTGTATGTGTTAAAGGAAGCAAGTTCACCATCTGGAAGTATATAAGGATAATCTACTGTGAGCAAAATGATTAGAAATGCTAGAGTTAATTCACTTGCAACAtaattaaggaaacaaatatgTGATAAATCCTGAGTCAGTCTGATATACGTGATACATAAAACTAAGAAGCATATTTAGAATGTTGAGTTAAACCTATAAAGCAGCTCACATAGAATAAAGGCAGATATTCACAGAACAGGACTCAATTTTAGACTCGTAGCATTAAAATTAATGTATCTAATAACAGTCTTGTCAGATGTATTtgtaaaaatttacttttaaatggaggtagggaactccctggaggtccagtggttaggactcagcgctttcactgctggggcccggatttaatccttggtcagggaactaagatcccataagccacatggtgctgccaaaaaaaaaaagtacataaaaaataATGGACGTAATAGGCACACTTCTCATTTCCCCACAACCTAAACCGTCATGAAActagaagatattttttaaaacccacaAACTTCAAATAATGTGTGGACAGAGGGAATACAAATCAGCAGCTTGGTGTCAGCAGTCACAAGAGGGCATCGCAGCAGCAGGGCTATTTGTGCAGGACGGAGAATCCCCAGATACTAAGATGGCTTATTAGCAAGAGAAtattgaaaacaacagaaaagaatcaGTCTCAGAAAGGGAGTGCCTCACACTGAGAGTGAATTTCTTGAGAATATTAGAAAAGAGCAAATCAGCGTGCATGTAATGATGGAGTGAAGAGAAAAGTATGTTACTACACAGACAGTAAAAATGTTACAACAGAAGAGGGGACCAATGAGCCGAGAATCTGGGAAAAAGATCCTATCCTCTTTCCCATATAAACCTCCTACTGATAACTTGCCCCCCAAATCCAATTTgttcatatataaataataaatagaaataaacatcTGCATCCATTTGAAagcacaataagaaaaaaaccagaaaactagATAATCTCAATTTCTCAACATACTATACCccacctgaaaaaatatttgtagtgGAACAGAAAAACTGCACTGCAACATTCCTAAGTGAAGCAACTAAAATTATAACATAATTGTAAcgagaaaatacacaaatattcaaaacacaaattcaaattaaaatacaatgatATGCTATTTCAACAAAGATTAAACTATTTAAGACATTATATTTGCTTGAgggtggtaaaatacacacaagtgGGGATGTCAGTTGATTTAATCtctaacaaataatttttagtagcaactattaaatataaaaatctcacAGACTCTAGCAATTCACAACTTCTGGCAACTTAAATTCAGAGAGATTTCCCAGTTATTCTCATTCATCCTTTCTAATGgtctcaaaacaaaaaaaaaacaaaaaacaaaaacaaaaccctcctcCTAAACTATTCTCCTTTATTCTACCCACTGACTGTGCCAAGTCACCATATTCTTTCCTCCTGTGTGTACATACCTTGgaataaatacatgtttttgGTGCATAAGGAAATCCAAGAATTAGGGCTATAATGTATGGACTGTCCCTttgaataaacttaacaaaaagaTTTTAGCTGCTCAAAGTCTTATATGACAAACATCAAATACCTAAGTGTAAGAATAAACCACAGAGGACTGGCCTTCATTCCCATTCTAAGCACAAAATAAACAATCCCCTCCAACTCTCCCTAGAGATGTTCCAAGCATAGATGTCTAGGGATCTCTTCTCAAAGGattattctctctgcttttctctttcaataagtaattatttgggggtttttt
It contains:
- the LOC130831870 gene encoding olfactory receptor 12D3-like, translating into MENVTTVNGFLLLELTSIHELQPIIFMVLLIIYITDLLGNGSILVVVISEPRLYSPMYFFLGNLSCLDICYSSVTVPMLMANLLSTHKAISFLGCITQLHFFHFLGGTEAILLAIMGFDRFVAICYPLRYPVIMNPQVYLLLAAMAWIISFFYALMHSVMTARLNFCRSLKLNYFFCDVKPLLELACGDIRLNQWLIFIVTGSLSMAACFLTFLSYLYIISFLLFKEGNCRVLHKALSTCASHFMVVSLFYGTVGLTYIPPASPTSVSQGRYVAVIHTTVTSLLNPLIYTLRNNEVKLALRRVFGRKLKLAA